From one Streptomyces sp. CA-210063 genomic stretch:
- a CDS encoding aliphatic sulfonate ABC transporter substrate-binding protein, whose protein sequence is MPAHRSAAFRRTFATIAALPLLTLAACGYGSQSTEADTDKVAAGAEKIDGLDEVNIGYFGNLTHATALVGIQKGFFQKELGGTRAKYTTFNAGPSEIEALNGKSIDIGWIGPSPAINGYTKADGANLRIIGGSASGGVKLVVNPDKIKSLKDVKGKKIATPQLGNTQDVAFLNWIAEQGWKVDAETGKGDVSVVRTENSVAPDAYKSGAIDGAWVPEPTASKLVSEGAKVLLDEADLWPDKKFVITNIIVRQEFLKEHPDVVEAVLRASVKTNAYIDSSPDEAKAAANAQLKADSGKELPANVLDPAWKSIQFINDPLASTLQSEADHAVKAGLLENPKLDGIYDLTLLNKVLKAAGEDEVDDAGLGVK, encoded by the coding sequence GTGCCTGCACACCGCTCCGCCGCATTCCGGCGTACTTTCGCGACCATCGCCGCACTTCCCCTCCTCACCCTCGCCGCCTGCGGTTACGGCTCCCAGTCCACGGAAGCCGACACCGACAAGGTCGCCGCCGGGGCCGAGAAGATCGACGGCCTCGACGAGGTCAACATCGGCTACTTCGGCAACCTCACCCATGCCACCGCCCTGGTCGGCATCCAGAAGGGCTTCTTCCAGAAGGAGCTCGGCGGTACGAGGGCGAAGTACACGACCTTCAACGCCGGTCCCTCGGAGATCGAGGCCCTCAACGGAAAGTCCATCGACATCGGCTGGATCGGCCCCTCCCCGGCGATCAACGGCTACACCAAGGCGGACGGCGCCAACCTGCGCATCATCGGCGGCTCGGCGTCCGGCGGTGTGAAGCTCGTCGTCAACCCGGACAAGATCAAGTCCCTGAAGGACGTCAAGGGCAAGAAGATCGCCACCCCGCAGCTCGGCAACACGCAGGACGTGGCGTTCCTCAACTGGATCGCGGAGCAGGGCTGGAAGGTCGACGCGGAGACCGGCAAGGGTGATGTGTCCGTGGTCCGCACGGAGAACTCCGTCGCCCCTGACGCCTACAAGTCCGGTGCCATCGACGGTGCCTGGGTGCCGGAGCCGACCGCGTCCAAGCTGGTCTCCGAGGGCGCGAAGGTGCTGCTGGACGAGGCGGACCTGTGGCCGGACAAGAAGTTCGTGATCACGAACATCATCGTGCGGCAGGAGTTCCTGAAGGAGCACCCGGACGTCGTCGAGGCCGTGCTGCGCGCCTCGGTCAAGACCAACGCGTACATCGACTCCAGCCCGGACGAGGCGAAGGCCGCGGCGAACGCCCAGCTCAAGGCAGACTCCGGCAAGGAGCTGCCGGCGAACGTGCTCGACCCGGCGTGGAAGTCCATCCAGTTCATCAACGACCCGCTGGCGTCCACCCTGCAGTCCGAGGCGGACCACGCGGTCAAGGCCGGCCTGCTGGAGAACCCGAAGCTCGACGGGATCTACGACCTGACGCTGCTCAACAAGGTCCTCAAGGCCGCCGGTGAGGACGAGGTCGACGACGCCGGTCTCGGCGTCAAGTAA
- a CDS encoding phosphoadenylyl-sulfate reductase → MTTVQADSDTAASFEDAADPEAAKRAELKALAEQAGRDLEDASALEILQWAVDTFGKRFCVTSSMEDAVVAHLASRARPDEGPVDVVFLDTGYHFPETIGTRDAVEAVMDVNVLTITPRQTVAEQDAEYGPKLHDRDPDLCCFLRKVKPLEEGLARFDAWATGLRRDESETRANTPVVGWDDKRGKVKISPIARWTQDDVDAYVAEHGVLTNPLLMDGYPSVGCAPCTRRVAPGEDARAGRWAGNAKTECGLHL, encoded by the coding sequence ATGACTACCGTTCAGGCGGATTCCGATACAGCCGCGTCCTTCGAGGACGCCGCCGACCCCGAAGCGGCGAAGCGCGCCGAGCTCAAGGCGCTCGCCGAGCAGGCCGGCCGCGACCTGGAGGACGCCTCGGCACTGGAGATCCTCCAGTGGGCCGTGGACACCTTCGGCAAGCGCTTCTGCGTGACCTCCTCCATGGAGGACGCCGTGGTCGCGCACCTCGCTTCCCGCGCCAGGCCCGACGAAGGCCCGGTCGACGTGGTCTTCCTCGACACCGGCTACCACTTCCCCGAGACCATCGGCACCCGGGACGCGGTCGAGGCCGTGATGGACGTCAACGTCCTCACGATCACCCCGCGTCAGACGGTCGCCGAGCAGGACGCCGAGTACGGGCCCAAGCTGCACGACCGTGACCCCGACCTGTGCTGCTTCCTGCGCAAGGTCAAGCCGCTCGAAGAGGGTCTGGCCCGGTTCGACGCGTGGGCGACGGGCCTGCGCCGCGACGAGTCCGAGACCCGGGCGAACACCCCGGTCGTCGGCTGGGACGACAAGCGCGGCAAGGTCAAGATCTCCCCGATAGCGCGCTGGACGCAGGACGACGTGGACGCCTACGTCGCCGAGCACGGCGTGCTCACCAACCCCCTGCTCATGGACGGCTACCCGTCCGTGGGCTGCGCCCCCTGCACCCGCCGCGTCGCCCCGGGCGAGGACGCGCGGGCCGGCCGCTGGGCCGGCAACGCCAAGACCGAGTGCGGGCTGCACCTGTGA
- a CDS encoding GNAT family N-acetyltransferase: MSSNPVTTWSLEQTSPSDLLPAAAPDGDDIRIVRSEVPSPEFSRFLYASVGGDIHWIDRLSWSYDRWQEHLGRPGVETWVAYDRGTPAGYVELEPQDDGVVEITYFGLIPAFRGRRIGGHLLSCGTARAWDLAERWPGLPPTKRVWLHTCSLDGEHAMGNYLRRGFTLFDTEVTEEADVPAPGPWPGATAPTP, from the coding sequence ATGAGCAGCAACCCCGTCACCACCTGGTCCCTGGAGCAGACTTCGCCGAGCGACCTGCTTCCCGCCGCCGCCCCCGACGGCGACGACATCCGTATCGTCCGCTCCGAGGTCCCCTCCCCCGAGTTCAGCCGCTTCCTGTACGCCTCCGTCGGCGGCGACATCCACTGGATCGACCGGCTTTCGTGGTCGTACGACCGCTGGCAGGAGCACCTGGGACGGCCGGGCGTGGAGACCTGGGTCGCATACGATCGGGGCACGCCCGCCGGTTATGTGGAGCTGGAGCCACAGGACGACGGGGTCGTGGAGATCACGTATTTCGGGCTGATCCCGGCCTTCCGGGGCCGGCGCATCGGCGGACACCTCCTGTCCTGCGGGACGGCCCGCGCCTGGGACCTCGCCGAGCGGTGGCCGGGGCTGCCGCCGACCAAGCGGGTCTGGCTGCACACCTGCAGCCTGGACGGGGAGCACGCCATGGGGAACTACCTGCGGCGGGGGTTCACCCTGTTCGACACGGAGGTGACGGAGGAGGCGGATGTTCCGGCGCCGGGACCCTGGCCCGGGGCGACCGCGCCCACACCATGA
- the cysD gene encoding sulfate adenylyltransferase subunit CysD: protein MTTTVAAVSEETGTPYTLSHLDSLESEAVHIFREVAGEFERPVILFSGGKDSIVMLHLALKAFAPAAIPFTLLHVDTGHNFPEVLEYRDRTVARHGLRLHVASVQDYIDRGVLRERPDGTRNPLQTVPLTERIQAEKFDAVFGGGRRDEEKARAKERVFSLRDEFSQWDPRRQRPELWNLYNGRHAPGEHVRVFPLSNWTELDVWQYIAREGIELPEIYFAHEREVFMRAGMWLTAGEWGGPKDGETVEKRQVRYRTVGDMSCTGAVDSDATTLDAVITEIAASRLTERGATRADDKMSEAAMEDRKREGYF, encoded by the coding sequence ATGACGACGACCGTCGCGGCCGTCTCCGAGGAGACCGGCACCCCGTACACCCTCTCGCACCTGGACTCGCTGGAGTCCGAGGCCGTCCACATCTTCCGCGAGGTCGCGGGCGAGTTCGAGCGGCCGGTGATCCTCTTCTCCGGCGGCAAGGACTCCATCGTCATGCTGCACCTGGCGCTGAAGGCCTTCGCCCCGGCGGCGATCCCCTTCACGCTGCTGCACGTCGACACCGGGCACAACTTCCCGGAGGTACTGGAGTACCGCGACCGCACGGTGGCCCGGCACGGCCTGCGACTGCATGTCGCCTCCGTGCAGGACTACATCGACCGGGGTGTGCTGCGGGAACGCCCCGACGGGACCCGGAACCCCCTCCAGACCGTGCCGCTCACCGAGAGGATCCAGGCGGAGAAGTTCGACGCCGTCTTCGGTGGCGGGCGACGCGACGAGGAGAAGGCGCGCGCCAAGGAGCGGGTGTTCTCCCTGCGGGACGAGTTCTCGCAGTGGGACCCGCGCCGCCAGCGGCCCGAGCTGTGGAACCTGTACAACGGCCGCCACGCGCCCGGCGAGCACGTCCGTGTGTTCCCGCTCTCCAACTGGACCGAGCTGGACGTCTGGCAGTACATCGCCCGCGAGGGCATCGAACTGCCGGAGATCTACTTCGCCCACGAGCGTGAGGTGTTCATGCGGGCCGGCATGTGGCTGACCGCCGGCGAGTGGGGCGGGCCCAAGGACGGTGAGACCGTCGAGAAGCGGCAGGTGCGGTACCGGACGGTCGGTGACATGTCCTGTACGGGTGCCGTCGACTCCGACGCGACCACGCTGGACGCCGTGATCACCGAGATCGCCGCCTCCCGGCTCACCGAGCGGGGCGCGACGCGCGCCGACGACAAGATGTCCGAGGCCGCGATGGAAGACCGTAAGCGCGAGGGGTACTTCTAA
- a CDS encoding nitrite/sulfite reductase, with protein MAATPQNPATPRRKVSRHRGEGQWAAGHFTPLNGNEQFKKDDDGLNVRTRIETIYSKRGFDSIDPNDLRGRMRWWGLYTQRKPGIDGGKTAILEPEELDDKYFMLRVRIDGGRLTTQQLRVIGEISQEFARGTADITDRQNVQYHWIRVEDVPEIWDRLEAVGLSTTEACGDTPRVIIGSPVAGIAADEIIDGTPAMDEIHRRIIGNPDFSNLPRKFKSAISGSPLLDVAHEINDIAFVGVRHPEHGPGFDLWVGGGLSTNPKIGQRLGAWVPLDEVADVYEGVISIFRDYGYRRLRTRARLKFLLADWGTEKFRQVLEDEYLKRKLIDGPAPDQPVARWRDHVGVHPQNDGRYYVGFAPRVGRVDGTTLTKIADLAEAHGSGRVRTTVEQKMIVLDVTQEQVDSLVAGLEALDLTVHPSPFRRGTMACTGIEYCKLAIVETKARGSALIDELERRIPEFDEPITININGCPNACARIQVADIGLKGQLVLNDAGEQVEGFQVHLGGALGLEAGFGRKVRGLKVTSDELPDYVERVLKRFQEEREDGERFATWVTRASEEALS; from the coding sequence ATGGCCGCCACCCCGCAGAACCCCGCCACGCCCCGCCGCAAGGTGAGCCGTCACCGTGGCGAGGGCCAGTGGGCCGCGGGACACTTCACCCCGCTGAACGGCAACGAGCAGTTCAAGAAGGACGACGACGGTCTCAATGTGCGGACACGCATTGAGACGATCTACTCGAAGCGCGGCTTCGACTCGATCGACCCCAACGACCTGCGCGGCCGGATGCGCTGGTGGGGGCTGTACACCCAGCGCAAGCCCGGGATCGACGGCGGCAAGACCGCGATCCTGGAGCCGGAGGAGCTGGACGACAAGTACTTCATGCTGCGGGTGCGGATCGACGGCGGTCGCCTCACCACCCAGCAGCTCCGGGTGATCGGTGAGATCTCGCAGGAGTTCGCGCGGGGCACGGCCGACATCACCGACCGGCAGAACGTCCAGTACCACTGGATCCGGGTCGAAGATGTTCCTGAGATCTGGGACCGCCTTGAGGCCGTCGGGCTGTCCACCACCGAGGCCTGCGGTGACACGCCCCGTGTGATCATCGGCTCACCCGTCGCCGGGATCGCCGCGGACGAGATCATCGACGGCACGCCCGCGATGGACGAGATCCACCGGCGGATCATCGGCAACCCGGACTTCTCGAACCTGCCCCGCAAGTTCAAGTCCGCGATCTCCGGCTCCCCGCTGCTCGACGTGGCGCACGAGATCAACGACATCGCCTTCGTCGGTGTCCGCCACCCCGAGCACGGCCCCGGCTTCGACCTCTGGGTCGGCGGCGGCCTGTCCACCAACCCCAAGATCGGGCAGCGGCTCGGCGCCTGGGTGCCGCTGGACGAGGTCGCGGACGTGTACGAGGGCGTCATCTCGATCTTCCGCGACTACGGCTACCGGCGGCTGCGCACCCGCGCCCGCCTGAAGTTCCTGCTCGCCGACTGGGGCACGGAGAAGTTCCGCCAGGTCCTGGAGGACGAGTACCTCAAGCGGAAGCTGATCGACGGCCCGGCGCCCGACCAGCCGGTGGCGCGCTGGCGCGACCACGTGGGAGTGCACCCGCAGAACGACGGCCGGTACTACGTCGGGTTCGCCCCGCGCGTCGGCCGGGTGGACGGCACCACGCTGACGAAGATCGCCGACCTCGCCGAGGCACACGGCTCGGGCCGTGTCCGGACCACCGTCGAGCAGAAGATGATCGTGCTCGACGTCACCCAGGAGCAGGTCGACTCGCTCGTCGCGGGCCTGGAGGCGCTGGACCTCACGGTGCACCCGTCCCCGTTCCGGCGCGGCACCATGGCCTGCACCGGCATCGAGTACTGCAAGCTCGCCATCGTCGAGACGAAGGCGCGCGGCTCCGCCCTGATCGACGAACTGGAGCGCCGTATCCCGGAGTTCGACGAGCCGATCACCATCAACATCAACGGCTGCCCGAACGCCTGTGCGCGTATCCAGGTGGCGGACATCGGTCTCAAGGGACAGCTCGTCCTGAACGACGCGGGCGAGCAGGTCGAGGGCTTCCAGGTGCACCTGGGCGGCGCGCTCGGCCTGGAGGCCGGCTTCGGCCGCAAGGTACGCGGTCTGAAGGTCACCTCCGACGAACTGCCCGACTACGTCGAGCGGGTGCTCAAGCGGTTCCAGGAGGAGCGCGAGGACGGCGAGCGGTTCGCCACCTGGGTCACCCGCGCCAGCGAGGAGGCCCTGTCGTGA
- a CDS encoding sulfate adenylyltransferase subunit 1 — MSTTTELTETTLLRFATAGSVDDGKSTLVGRLLHDSKSVLTDQLEAVERASASRGQEGPDLALLTDGLRAEREQGITIDVAYRYFATAKRRFILADTPGHVQYTRNMVTGASTAELTVILVDARNGVVEQTRRHAAIAALLRVPHVVLAVNKMDLVGYEETVFAAIAEEFTAYASELGVPEITSIPISALAGDNVVEPSANMDWYGGPTFLEHLESVPVAHDLAHCHARLPVQFVIRPQTAEHPDYRGYAGQIAAGTFRVGDSVTVLPSGRTTKVTGIDLLGKPVAAAWTPQSVTLLLEDDIDISRGDLLVPTKDAPATTQDIEATVCHVADQPLTVGHRVLLKHGTRTVKAIVKDIPSRLTLDDLSLHPHPGQLVANDIGRVKIRTAEALPVDSYADSRRTGSFILIDPADGTTLTAGMVGESFASPEPVKDESEDDGWDF, encoded by the coding sequence ATGAGCACGACCACGGAACTCACCGAGACGACCCTGCTGCGGTTCGCCACCGCCGGTTCGGTCGACGACGGCAAGTCCACCCTCGTCGGGCGGCTGCTGCACGACTCCAAGTCGGTCCTCACCGACCAGCTGGAGGCCGTGGAGCGCGCCTCGGCGAGCCGTGGCCAGGAGGGCCCCGACCTCGCGCTGCTCACCGACGGTCTGCGGGCCGAACGGGAGCAGGGCATCACCATCGACGTGGCGTACCGCTACTTCGCCACGGCCAAGCGCCGGTTCATCCTCGCCGACACCCCCGGCCATGTGCAGTACACCCGCAACATGGTGACGGGTGCCTCCACCGCCGAGCTGACGGTGATCCTCGTCGACGCCCGCAACGGGGTCGTCGAGCAGACCCGCCGGCACGCCGCGATCGCCGCGCTGCTGCGCGTCCCGCACGTGGTCCTCGCCGTCAACAAGATGGACCTCGTCGGGTACGAGGAGACGGTCTTCGCGGCGATCGCCGAGGAGTTCACGGCGTACGCCTCCGAGCTGGGCGTCCCGGAGATCACCTCCATCCCGATCTCGGCGCTCGCCGGTGACAACGTGGTGGAGCCGTCCGCCAACATGGACTGGTACGGCGGACCGACCTTCCTGGAGCACCTGGAGTCCGTGCCGGTCGCCCACGACCTGGCGCACTGCCACGCCCGTCTCCCCGTGCAGTTCGTGATCCGTCCGCAGACCGCCGAGCACCCGGACTACCGGGGGTACGCGGGCCAGATCGCGGCCGGTACGTTCCGCGTCGGCGACTCCGTGACGGTGCTGCCGTCCGGCCGCACGACGAAGGTGACGGGCATCGACCTGCTCGGCAAGCCGGTCGCTGCGGCCTGGACCCCGCAGTCGGTGACCCTCCTCCTCGAGGACGACATCGACATCTCACGCGGCGATCTGCTCGTGCCCACCAAGGACGCGCCCGCGACCACACAGGACATCGAGGCGACGGTCTGCCATGTGGCCGACCAGCCGCTGACCGTGGGCCACCGCGTGCTGCTCAAGCACGGCACCCGCACGGTCAAGGCGATCGTCAAGGACATCCCCTCCCGCCTCACGCTCGACGACCTGTCCCTGCACCCGCACCCGGGACAGCTCGTCGCGAACGACATCGGCCGGGTCAAGATCCGCACCGCCGAGGCGCTGCCGGTCGACTCGTACGCCGACTCCCGCCGCACCGGTTCCTTCATCCTGATCGACCCGGCGGACGGCACCACGCTGACCGCCGGCATGGTCGGCGAGTCGTTCGCCTCCCCGGAGCCCGTCAAGGACGAGTCCGAGGACGACGGGTGGGACTTCTGA
- a CDS encoding helix-turn-helix domain-containing protein — protein sequence MEVARLTATDAARAARVLGEVRASALDGRRPKTAPRPAIRESWSRMVHSGVDPDHDFRSDLLSQDEIERRRQSTRLRHVLPVLREGLLSLADTAQHIMMVADADARVLWREGSTAVLRKADGQGLGIGADWREETIGTNGVGTPLVSRRPVQVFSAEHFVRALHPWTCTGAPITDPRDGRLLGAVDISGPLETLHPSTLALVDAVAKLAQARLRELHLTSLEELRAVAAPVLARIGGPAIAVDRDGWTAAVTGMPYTSRVALPKSLSPGRCRLSALGLCTVEPLPAGWLIRPTADPAPASTTTHITLDVSHPRRWTVTVTGCAGSWTHELTPRHAELLYLLALHRGGRSASALADDMFGDPARTVTVRAEMSRVRRYLGAFLDHRPYRFTERADVEVLLPEAPLDLLPHSVAPGVVRARGAAPAGRPHPLPGERIMSPG from the coding sequence ATGGAAGTCGCGCGGCTCACCGCCACGGACGCCGCCCGGGCGGCACGGGTCCTCGGCGAGGTACGTGCCTCCGCCCTCGACGGCCGACGGCCGAAAACCGCCCCCCGCCCGGCGATCCGGGAGTCCTGGAGCCGCATGGTCCACAGCGGCGTCGACCCCGACCACGACTTCCGGTCCGACCTGCTCAGCCAGGACGAGATCGAGCGCCGCCGTCAGAGCACCCGCCTGCGGCACGTCCTGCCGGTCCTGCGCGAGGGGCTGCTCTCCCTCGCGGACACCGCGCAGCACATAATGATGGTCGCGGACGCCGACGCCCGGGTGCTGTGGCGCGAGGGCAGTACGGCCGTGCTCCGCAAGGCGGACGGGCAGGGTCTCGGGATCGGCGCGGACTGGCGCGAGGAGACCATCGGCACCAACGGCGTCGGCACCCCCCTCGTCTCCCGCCGCCCCGTGCAGGTCTTCTCCGCCGAGCACTTCGTCCGCGCCCTGCACCCCTGGACCTGCACCGGCGCCCCCATCACCGACCCGCGCGACGGCCGTCTCCTCGGCGCGGTCGACATCAGTGGCCCCCTGGAGACCCTGCATCCCTCCACCCTCGCCCTGGTCGACGCCGTCGCCAAGCTCGCCCAGGCCCGGCTACGAGAACTGCACCTGACCTCGCTCGAAGAACTGCGGGCGGTGGCGGCGCCGGTGCTGGCCCGTATCGGCGGCCCCGCGATCGCCGTCGACCGGGACGGCTGGACGGCCGCGGTGACCGGCATGCCGTACACCAGCCGCGTCGCCCTGCCCAAGTCCCTCTCCCCCGGCCGCTGCCGGCTCTCCGCGCTCGGGCTGTGCACCGTCGAGCCGCTGCCCGCCGGCTGGCTGATACGCCCCACGGCGGACCCCGCGCCCGCCTCCACGACCACGCACATCACCCTCGACGTCTCCCACCCCCGCCGCTGGACCGTCACCGTCACAGGCTGCGCCGGTTCCTGGACCCATGAACTCACCCCCCGCCACGCCGAACTCCTCTACCTCCTCGCCCTCCACCGCGGCGGCCGCAGCGCCTCAGCCCTCGCCGACGACATGTTCGGCGACCCCGCCCGCACGGTCACCGTCCGCGCCGAGATGTCCCGCGTACGCCGCTACCTCGGCGCCTTCCTCGACCACCGGCCGTACCGTTTCACCGAACGGGCCGACGTCGAAGTCCTCCTCCCCGAGGCCCCGTTGGACCTGCTGCCGCATTCGGTGGCGCCGGGGGTGGTGCGGGCGCGGGGAGCGGCACCGGCGGGCCGGCCGCACCCCCTTCCCGGTGAACGGATCATGTCCCCAGGGTGA
- a CDS encoding acyl-CoA dehydrogenase family protein, which translates to MAARTHEVTNQAPPLVDYDVFSADRALAEAVDRHLAPDLLDEARGELSGLGRTAGSVQVQEWGRLANENPPKLRTHDRYGNRIDEVEFHPSWHRLLGKGVSAGLTAAWTRPGGHVRRAAGFVVWSQVEAGNGCPLSMTHAAVPALRTDPALAAEWEPRLTSPLYDWDLRPADQKAGALFGMGMTEKQGGSDVRANTTGARPLAEEGTYELTGHKWFCSAPMSDGFLVLAQAPGGLTCFLVPRVLADGSRNVFRIQRLKDKLGNRSNASAEVEFDGTWARRVGDEGRGVRTIIEMVSATRLDCALGAASLMRQAVAQAVHHCAYREAFGGRLIDKPLMRNVLADLALESEAATTLAMRLAAAYDAAEAGNETERSFLRLAVPAAKYWVTKRCTPTVVEASECLGGNGYVEESGMPRLLRESPLNSIWEGAGNVQALDVLRALQREPGALDAYLREVGRARGADHRLDGAIKNLLTELADLDGIEARARRLVERLALVLQGALLVRYAPPAVADAFCASRLGGDWGTAFGTLPHTLDLASVVERARPVS; encoded by the coding sequence ATGGCTGCCCGCACCCACGAAGTGACCAATCAGGCTCCGCCCCTGGTGGACTACGACGTCTTCAGCGCCGACCGGGCCCTGGCGGAGGCGGTCGACCGGCATCTGGCCCCGGACCTCCTCGACGAGGCGCGGGGCGAGCTGTCGGGGCTCGGCCGTACGGCGGGCTCCGTGCAGGTGCAGGAGTGGGGACGGCTGGCGAACGAGAATCCGCCGAAGCTGCGCACGCACGACCGGTACGGCAACCGGATCGACGAGGTGGAGTTCCACCCGTCCTGGCACCGGCTGCTCGGCAAGGGCGTCTCGGCGGGGCTGACGGCGGCCTGGACCCGTCCGGGCGGGCATGTACGGCGCGCGGCCGGGTTCGTCGTCTGGTCCCAGGTCGAGGCCGGCAACGGCTGCCCGCTGTCCATGACCCACGCGGCGGTACCCGCCCTGCGCACGGACCCGGCACTCGCCGCCGAGTGGGAGCCGCGGCTGACGTCCCCGCTCTACGACTGGGATCTGCGGCCCGCCGACCAGAAGGCCGGGGCCCTCTTCGGCATGGGCATGACCGAGAAGCAGGGCGGCAGCGACGTACGCGCCAACACGACCGGGGCGCGCCCCCTGGCCGAGGAGGGGACGTACGAGCTGACGGGCCACAAGTGGTTCTGCTCGGCGCCGATGTCGGACGGTTTCCTGGTACTGGCACAAGCGCCGGGCGGCTTGACGTGTTTCCTCGTGCCTCGGGTACTGGCGGACGGCTCGCGGAACGTGTTCCGCATCCAGCGGCTCAAGGACAAGCTGGGCAACCGGTCGAACGCCTCCGCCGAGGTCGAGTTCGACGGGACGTGGGCGCGCCGGGTCGGGGACGAGGGCCGCGGGGTGCGCACGATCATCGAGATGGTGTCGGCCACCCGGCTGGACTGCGCGCTGGGCGCGGCCTCCCTGATGCGGCAGGCGGTGGCCCAGGCGGTGCACCACTGCGCGTACCGGGAGGCGTTCGGCGGCCGGCTGATCGACAAGCCGCTGATGCGCAATGTCCTCGCCGATCTCGCGTTGGAGTCGGAGGCGGCGACGACGCTGGCGATGCGGCTGGCCGCGGCGTACGACGCGGCCGAGGCGGGCAACGAGACCGAACGCTCGTTCCTGCGGCTCGCGGTGCCGGCCGCCAAGTACTGGGTGACCAAGCGCTGCACCCCGACCGTGGTCGAGGCCTCCGAGTGCCTCGGTGGCAACGGCTATGTCGAGGAGTCCGGCATGCCCCGACTGCTGCGCGAGTCCCCGCTCAACTCCATCTGGGAGGGCGCCGGAAACGTGCAGGCCCTGGACGTGCTGCGGGCACTCCAGCGGGAACCGGGGGCCCTCGACGCCTACCTGCGGGAAGTGGGCCGGGCCCGGGGAGCGGACCACCGGCTCGACGGCGCCATCAAGAACCTGCTGACCGAACTCGCCGATCTCGACGGCATCGAGGCCCGCGCACGCCGGCTCGTGGAGCGCCTCGCCCTCGTCCTCCAGGGCGCGCTCCTCGTGCGGTACGCGCCCCCGGCGGTCGCCGACGCGTTCTGCGCCTCCCGGCTGGGCGGCGACTGGGGCACGGCCTTCGGCACGCTGCCGCACACGCTGGATCTGGCGTCGGTGGTGGAACGGGCGCGTCCGGTGAGCTGA
- the cysC gene encoding adenylyl-sulfate kinase: MTDRVPVTNQENQVTTGATGATVWLTGLPSAGKTTIAYELAGRLREEGHLVEVLDGDEIREFLTADLGFSRADRHTNVQRIGFLADMLARNGVKALVPVIAPYADSREAVRKRHDASGAAYVEVHVATPVEVCSVRDVKGLYAKQAAGEISGLTGVDDPYEAPETPDLRIESQDQTVQESAALVHKLLTERGLA; the protein is encoded by the coding sequence GTGACGGACCGCGTTCCTGTGACGAACCAGGAGAACCAAGTGACGACCGGAGCCACCGGAGCCACCGTCTGGCTCACGGGTCTGCCGAGCGCCGGCAAGACCACCATCGCCTACGAGCTCGCGGGCCGACTGCGCGAGGAGGGCCACCTCGTGGAGGTCCTCGACGGCGACGAGATCCGTGAGTTCCTCACCGCGGACCTCGGCTTCAGCCGCGCCGACCGGCACACCAACGTGCAGCGCATCGGCTTCCTCGCCGACATGCTCGCCCGTAACGGCGTCAAGGCCCTGGTGCCGGTCATCGCGCCGTACGCCGACAGCCGCGAGGCGGTGCGCAAGCGCCACGACGCGAGCGGCGCCGCGTACGTCGAGGTGCATGTGGCCACGCCGGTCGAGGTGTGCTCCGTACGCGATGTGAAGGGCCTGTACGCCAAGCAGGCGGCCGGTGAGATCTCCGGGCTGACCGGGGTCGACGACCCGTACGAGGCTCCCGAGACCCCCGACCTGCGCATCGAGTCGCAGGACCAGACGGTCCAGGAGTCCGCGGCGCTTGTGCACAAGCTGCTCACCGAGAGGGGTCTGGCATGA
- a CDS encoding putative leader peptide, translating to MSGTGIALVSRRHVDLGRMSSAICPVS from the coding sequence ATGTCTGGAACTGGAATTGCCTTGGTGAGTCGGCGGCACGTCGACCTCGGCCGCATGTCCAGCGCCATCTGTCCGGTGAGCTGA